From the Malaclemys terrapin pileata isolate rMalTer1 chromosome 13, rMalTer1.hap1, whole genome shotgun sequence genome, one window contains:
- the FADS6 gene encoding fatty acid desaturase 6, protein MEPWQEMLMENQDLYQERQKGEQPSEAGAARIEPLQKGSPLNHGVEQPEPPGEGRNAQEKGEKLGQGDTPGQEIAAPTQQLQTGTSRAGPPEQEVTPKGQDPGPTLSHPVLDGDGNTSGGEEMPRVFQRGAKEEAEPPEEGRREEALMGELSELVQQVVKRSSWWERHGIDDSIIALNFLILPAGFLCLRSDNALPFLLGIFILGIVHHTVTVKGSHLASHNALTESKSWGKVWAIFFLEVCSAFTAEQAYYNHVKLHHGYTNVIKLGDSSTWKLPFLNRYVYMFIAPIAIPILTPLVALGLLKDVELKTALRTLCCMFLGLYSHYWLLVNVSGFQSVWSALICMLITRSLLAHPYIHVNIFQHIGLPMFSVDKKPKRIHLMSLGVLNLPRNALLDWSFGHSIISCHVEHHLFPNLSDNMCLKIKPIVSQYLKKKKLPYNEDSYMSRLQLFLHRYEELMVNAPPITELVGIQ, encoded by the exons ATGGAGCCATGGCAGGAGATGCTGATGGAGAATCAGGACCTGTACCAAGAGAGACAGAAGGGAGAGCAGCCAAGTGAGGCAGGGGCAGCCAGGATAGAGCCACTGCAAAAAGGTTCTCCCCTAAATCATGGAGTGGAACAGCCAGAACCCCCAGGAGAAGGAAGAAATGCCCAGGAGAAAGGTGAGAAATTGGGGCAAGGGGACACACCAGGTCAAGAGATTGCAGCTCCAACACAACAGCTGCAGACTGGCACCAGCAGAGCGGGTCCCCCAGAACAGGAGGTGACTCCGAAAGGACAGGATCCAGGGCCCACCTTAAGTCATCCCGTCCTGGATGGAGATGGAAACACCTCCGGAGGAGAAGAGATGCCGAGGGTCTTTCAGAGAGGTGCCAAGGAGGAAGCAGAGCCGCCCGAGGAGGGGAGACGTGAGGAAGCCCTGATGGGGGAGCTCTCTGAGCTGGTGCAGCAGGTGGTGAAGAGAAGCAGCTGGTGGGAGAGACATGGCATAGATGACTCCATCATTGCCCTGAACTTCCTCATCCTTCCTGCAG GGTTCCTGTGTCTGCGTTCAGACAATGCCCTTCCCTTCCTGTTGGGCATCTTCATCTTGGGCATAGTGCACCACACTGTAACAGTGAAAGGAAGCCACTTGGCCAGCCACAATGCCTTGACGGAGTCCAAGTCTTGGGGGAAAGTTTGGGCCATATTCTTCCTTGAG GTTTGCTCGGCTTTCACAGCGGAGCAGGCATACTACAACCACGTGAAACTCCACCACGGTTACACTAATGTTATCAAACTAGGAGATTCCAGTACTTGGAAGCTTCCTTTCTTGAACCGATACGTCTACATGTTCATTGCACCCATTGCTATACCTATTTTAACCCCTCTAGTGGCACTTG GTTTGCTGAAGGATGTTGAGTTGAAAACAGCTCTCCGGACCCTCTGCTGCATGTTTCTTGGGCTCTACTCCCATTACTGGCTCCTGGTCAATGTCTCAGGGTTCCAATCAGTGTGGTCTGCCCTCATCTGCATGTTGATCACACGATCTCTCCTTGCCCACCCCTACATCCATGTTAACATCTTCCAG CACATTGGCCTCCCGATGTTCTCGGTTGATAAGAAGCCCAAGCGGATTCACCTGATGAGCCTTGGAGTTCTGAATCTGCCCCGGAATGCCCTGCTGGACTGGTCCTTTGGGCACTCAATCATCAGCTGCCATGTGGAGCATCACCTCTTCCCAAACCTCTCTGACAACATGTGCCTGAAG ATCAAGCCCATAGTCTCCCAGTACCTGAAAAAGAAGAAGCTGCCATACAACGAGGACTCCTATATGTCCCGACTACAGTTGTTCCTACACCGTTACGAGGAACTGATGGTTAATGCACCCCCAATAACTGAACTTGTGGGGATTCAATGA